From Drosophila subpulchrella strain 33 F10 #4 breed RU33 unplaced genomic scaffold, RU_Dsub_v1.1 Primary Assembly Seq354, whole genome shotgun sequence, the proteins below share one genomic window:
- the LOC119559817 gene encoding ATP-binding cassette sub-family A member 17 isoform X1 — protein MQTHSGTSGNLTCCQKYQLLLWKDIKIQLGSRVELAMILILTALAPLLITIGTKVARSMFPSETELEKAPGPKNVNTSSFNDLYFTPENGIVEHMIGELAHSINCKNFVAYSSLRELHIKMAQNQKAVGIAFPYEWGSIHDFPDTLNFTIYTPACIKRSTFNYFESGFLLIQDELSQIFIEFKSATFKNNTKVKMNHFPYPSYLPSHYAESTKFMTYMMLVSFFYPCITIAQNIVAEKERQQKAILNTMGFKNSIHWLAWYTKSMILLMLCLLIIIIIFAIGSIYEFSNLICLIIVLIVYIHSLVFFAFFVSSFCFKSSWAVLATLLLYLATGIPFVIVGAQRSSLASQMAASLGLNSALFYILDSVATMELQSVGVQWHTMAKTASYGHKLSIVAYMLIMFAVSWIELIICLYIEEVRPGEFGVPKAWYYPCQKRYWCPRRYVPSVFYEEPILPMSSKNNSFSFPNPPLPTWINPLDRCQAGTQKPPQYQRIKVEVRNICKTFGYREVVKDVSFNMYENEITALLGHKGAGKTTIILMLCGILPPTCGSVIINGFDIVSDISFSKTNLGICPQHSVLFKGLSVKDHIYFFSRVKGYQKKEARMESDLYIGKLNLVNYRKRDALKLSGGNQRNLSLACALCGGSKIILCDEPSTGLDPRGRHDFWRLLQKEKRGRTVLMTTHNVEEGEILGDRIGIMTEGQLRCYGPLGYLKQSHNTSYTLSCEMAPKGNVDRLTELVKRYVSTATFVIRGADVNYKLPRNKIDKFSDLFRQLENNKINLDIISYGLMDTGLEEIILSLDSNQEPRFRGGSDEDEKEKVDSGTQTMYSALAKTRGAAQPQAEIQLQPIIKKKEKKPKKKPERERKPEPEESRKPPEIKPKPFERPRVLPRRKATCMSKWRAMMIKKAHHTASHVLMLVLILIIPLIYFFLVIVTGGLEKDSQISIIPTVFPLSLDYYNYDDMIILLEVNKGLNKEEGEFYEVSVGEAATVREIHSVFSYLFEAPPIVRRDIKRRFVCGASFNDSSVVTAWFNSDAFEHSAPIALNLVYNALGKVEIGSSFNIYVSRGQIEDFVVKDKTNNKARVKHRSKRQDDVVYEDYPDTEIQENDDYILIEKPQIFPPNTDYERPPPKPDLTSHMPISESSLVLYNENDKMYLIFGAIIIITAYLALALSIFTVFVTEERVKKIKWLHEIQGLPPSFFWLSHFAWDLLIYTIFMLALSLALYKATIWYHVLIMLLLIGFACLPFVYVCSLMFRKPTTAFSINFAIIVFTGGILFCALYLSKSGFGSTLRAIFVIFPMFVGTFGLFKCLSWREYCEREILPPIDQLECSFGSCNVFCACKPENNWIEVWLLLIHGFVWVFFLWFSSYARDLIHIFTSRKSNRNWNYFDKDNRVLDEERRVALIPNYEHEEYPLIVDQVKKNYCRTKAVRLVSFAMKPGECFGLLGSKGAGKTSVFQMIVGETRMSAGNIYVKGNSLREHRNVAKKEMGYCPQFDTLHGFLTGRQTLKIYCLLMGVPKYDIKLVSEQLAYDFGFYNQLDQKIHTYSGGTRRRLNVALAVNGGTVIVLDEPNNGVDPTTRNYLSHKIDSVCKGGRAVLLTTNSIDEVNAMCSRVGFLVAGEMGCIGSFQSVRSDVSNINVLRVKFKSKPEEQKKDIKKFKADMARLFPMAKLQESLDNYLRYHVYKNSATLSSLFYQMELKRNEGKLEDYSVSQASLEDILMELNDVDSVVLVDLDTSEDSDEDKETNTASIKQSQKNVDKEKAKEDAKNKEKTGQKRKKEENKKKGNKKSEKPIKKRPPTSSESTDSDEFVPEKSKKPMRWL, from the exons ATGCAAACGCATTCGGGAACGAGTGGAAACTTGACATGTTGTCAAAAGTATCAGTTGCTACTATGGAAGGACATAAAAATACAACTGGGGAGTCGGGTAGAATTAGCTATGATATTAATACTCACAGCCTTAGCGCCCTTGCTGATTACCATTGGCACAAAGGTTGCGAGGTCCATGTTTCCATCCGAGACTGAATTGGAAAAAGCCCCCGGTCCGAAAAATGTCAACACAAGTTC TTTTAATGATTTGTACTTTACACCTGAAAATGGGATAGTTGAGCATATGATTGGTGAGCTTGCTCATAGCATCAACTGCAAAAATTTCGTAGCTTATAGCAGTCTACGTGAACTCCACATAAAAATGGCACAAAACCAAAAAGCTGTCGGTATTGCGTTCCCCTATGAATGGGGTAGCATTCATGACTTTCCGGATACGCTAAATTTTACAATATACACGCCGGCATGTATAAAAAGAAGtacttttaattattttgaatCGGGCTTCTTATTGATACAAGATGAGCTGTCACAGATATTCATTGAGTTCAAGAGCGCcacgtttaaaaataatacgaaGGTGAAGATGAATCATTTTCCGTACCCCAGCTATTTGCCAAGTCACTATGCGGAATCAACAAAATTCATGACATACATGATGTTAGTATCGTTTTTTTACCCCTGCATAACAATTGCCCAG AACATCGTAGCGGAAAAAGAGCGCCAGCAAAAGGCTATTCTGAACACCATGGGATTTAAAAACTCTATTCATTGGTTGGCCTGGTATACAAAATCGATGATACTCCTTATGCTATGCTTGttgattataataattatttttgccaTCGGATCGATTTATGAATTCAGCAACCTGATTTGCCTTATCATTGTACTtatagtgtatatccattcaCTAGTATTCTTCGCCTTCTTCGTAAGCTCTTTTTGCTTCAAAAGCTCTTGGGCTGTTCTGGCCACACTTTTGCTGTACCTCGCAACGGGCATTCCCTTTGTTATTGTGGGAGCGCAAAGATCGAGTCTTGCCTCTCAAATGGCAGCTTCTTTGGGTCTTAACTCTGCTCTATTCTACATTTTGGATTCCGTGGCCACAATGGAACTGCAATCGGTGGGAGTCCAGTGGCATACCATGGCCAAGACAGCATCTTATGGCCATAAGTTGAGTATAGTCGCCTACATGCTTATAATGTTCGCAGTTAGCTGGATCGAACTGATCATCTGCTTGTATATAGAGGAGGTGCGACCCGGCGAGTTTGGAGTTCCCAAGGCATGGTACTATCCATGCCAAAAGCGATACTGGTGTCCTCGGCGATATGTACCATCTGTTTTCTACGAAGAACCTATTTTGCCCATGTCGTCCAAGAATAATAGTTTCTCTTTTCCGAATCCACCGCTACCAACCTGGATTAATCCTCTTGATCGATGCCAAGCTGGCACTCAGAAGCCACCGCAATACCAAAGAATTAAGGTAGAGGTCAGAAATATCTGCAAGACATTTGGATATCGCGAGGTTGTAAAGGATGTGTCCTTTAATATGTACGAGAATGAGATCACTGCCTTGCTGGGACACAAGGGGGCTGGGAAGACCACCATCATACTGATGCTCTGCGGTATATTGCCACCCACTTGCGGATCAGTAATAATCAATGGCTTTGACATTGTTTCAGATATCAGTTTTTCAAAAACTAACTTGGGCATCTGTCCGCAGCATAGTGTGCTTTTTAAGGGCCTCAGTGTGAAGGATCATATTTACTTCTTTAGTCGCGTGAAGGGCTACCAAAAAAAAGAGGCTAGGATGGAATCTGATTTGTATATCGGCAAACTCAACTTGGTGAACTACAGAAAGCGTGATGCCTTAAAACTATCTGGTGGCAATCAGCGGAATTTGTCTTTGGCATGCGCTCTTTGCGGAGGTTCCAAAATAATACTCTGCGATGAGCCATCTACGGGTTTGGATCCCAGGGGGCGCCACGATTTCTGGCGTCTATTGCAGAAGGAGAAACGGGGTCGCACCGTCCTGATGACCACCCATAACGTCGAGGAGGGTGAGATCCTTGGCGATCGCATAGGCATCATGACCGAAGGACAACTGCGGTGCTACGGTCCTTTGGGATACCTCAAGCAGTCGCACAACACCAGCTACACACTCTCCTGCGAAATGGCTCCCAAAGGCAATGTGGATAGGCTGACGGAGCTGGTAAAACGCTATGTGAGCACGGCCACATTTGTAATACGGGGAGCGGATGTCAACTACAAGCTGCCACGAAACAAGATTGACAAATTTTCGGATTTGTTTCGTCAACTGGAGAACAATAAAATTAACCTCGATATCATTAGCTATGGCTTGATGGATACCGGTCTGGAGGAGATCATCCTAagtctggactcgaaccaagagCCACGCTTTAGGGGTGGATCAGATGAAGATGAAAAAG AAAAAGTAGATTCTGGAACCCAAACCATGTATTCGGCTCTAGCAAAAACAAGAGGAGCAGCACAACCACAGGCAGAGATACAGCTACAACcgattataaaaaagaaagaaaagaaacCGAAAAAGAAACCAGAACGGGAAAGAAAGCCAGAGCCGGAAGAGTCCAGAAAGCCGCCAGAAATAAAGCCGAAACCATTTGAAAGACCTAGGGTATTGCCCAGAAGAAAAGCGACCTGCATGAGCAAATGGCGCGCCATGATGATCAAGAAGGCCCATCACACAGCCTCTCATGTTCTCATGCTTGTTTTAATCCTGATCATACcacttatatattttttcttagtCATTGTGACCGGCGGCTTGGAAAAAGATAGCCAAATATCAATAATACCCACAGTGTTCCCATTGTCATTGGACTATTATAACTATGATGATATGATAATCTTACTCGAAGTGAATAAGGGTTTAAATAAAGAAGAAGGGGAATTCTATGAGGTATCGGTCGGAGAAGCTGCAACGGTTCGAGAGATACACTCAGTTTTTTCGTACCTTTTCGAGGCACCACCAATAGTTCGCCGCGATATAAAGCGAAGATTTGTGTGTGGTGCTTCCTTTAATGACTCCTCGGTAGTCACAGCATGGTTTAATAGCGATGCCTTTGAACACTCTGCACCCATTGCATTGAATCTGGTTTATAATGCCCTGGGAAAGGTGGAGATTGGCAGCAGTTTCAACATTTATGTAAGCAGAGGTCAAATCGAAGATTTCGTTGTGAAAGacaaaacaaacaataaaGCAAGGGTAAAGCATAGGTCAAAACGACAGGATGATGTTGTTTATGAGGATTATCCAGACACCGAAATTCAAGAAAATGACGATTATATCCTAATTGAAAAACCACAGATATTTCCCCCTAATACTGATTATGAGAGACCGCCTCCTAAGCCTGATTTAACATCTCATATGCCTATTTCAGAATCATCATTAGTATTATATAATGAAAACGATAAAATGTATCTAATCTTTGGTGCTATTATTATAATAACCGCATATCTTGCCCTAGCCCTAAGTATTTTTACCGTGTTTGTGACGGAGGAACGTgtgaagaaaataaaatggctACATGAAATACAAGGATTGCCCCCGTCATTCTTTTGGTTGTCCCACTTCGCTTGGGATTTACTAATTTATACTATCTTTATGCTGGCCCTATCCCTTGCTCTATACAAGGCTACGATCTGGTACCATGTCTTAATCATGCTTCTACTTATTGGTTTCGCCTGCTTGCCTTTCGTATACGTATGTAGTTTGATGTTCAGAAAGCCAACCACTGCGTTCTCTATAAATTTTGCGATTATAGTGTTTACGG GTGGTATACTATTTTGCGCTCTCTACTTATCAAAATCAGGTTTTGGTAGCACCTTAAGGGCTATATTTGTAATTTTTCCAATGTTCGTTGGTACCTTTGGCCTATTTAAATGTCTTTCATGGCGTGAATATTGCGAACGAGAAATTCTTCCTCCGATCGATCAGCTTGAATGCAGTTTCGGAAGCTGTAATGTATTCTGCGCATGCAAAC CGGAAAATAATTGGATAGAGGTTTGGCTGCTGCTAATCCATGGCTTTGTCTGGGTTTTCTTTCTGTGGTTTTCGTCGTATGCACGCGACCTTATCCACATTTTCACATCTAGGAAGTCAAACAGAAATTGGAATTATTTCGACAAAGACAATAGGGTGCTCGACGAGGAAAGAAGAGTGGCCCTAATACCGAACTACGAACACGAGGAATATCCACTTATTGTGGATCAGGTTAAAAAGAATTATTGCCGCACCAAAGCCGTCAGATTAGTGTCTTTCGCGATGAAACC CGGTGAGTGTTTCGGCCTTTTGGGATCCAAGGGAGCGGGAAAGACATCCGTTTTCCAGATGATCGTGGGCGAGACCAGGATGTCGGCTGGTAATATCTACGTGAAAGGCAACAGTTTGCGGGAACACAGGAATGTTGCCAAGAAGGAAATGGGCTACTGTCCTCAGTTCGATACTCTTCATGGCTTTCTCACCGGCCGTCAAACACTAAAGATCTATTGCCTGCTAATGGGAGTGCCGAAATATGATATCAAGCTGGTCTCAGAGCAGTTGGCCTACGACTTTGGTTTCTATAACCAACTGGACCAAAAAATCCATACATATAGTGGCGGGACAAGGAGAAGACTGAACGTAGCCCTAGCTGTCAATGGCGGGACGGTGATTGTTCTGGATGAGCCCAATAATGGTGtcgatcccacgacccgaaacTATTTGTCGCATAAGATTGACAGCGTGTGCAAGGGTGGTAGAGCCGTACTTTTGACCACCAACAGCATAGATGAGGTGAATGCCATGTGCTCGAGGGTCGGATTCTTGGTAGCCGGCGAGATGGGCTGCATCGGGTCGTTTCAATCGGTGCGATCAGATGTTTCAAATATCAATGTGCTGAGGGTTAAATTCAAGTCCAAGCCGGAAGA ACAAAAGAAAGACATAAAAAAATTCAAGGCTGATATGGCAAGGCTCTTTCCTATGGCAAAGTTACA ggAATCACTGGACAATTATCTTAGATATCACGTCTACAAGAATTCTGCTACATTGTCCAGCCTGTTTTACCAAATGGAACTAAAACGGAACGAAGGAAAGTTGGAAGACTACTCCGTATCTCAGGCTTCTTTGGAGGATATTTTAATGGAACTAAATGACGTGGATTCTGTGGTGCTCGTAGACTTAGACACATCTGAAGATTCTGACGAGGACAAAGAAACAAATACAGCCAGCATAAAGCAAAGTCAAAAAAACGTGGATAAAGAGAAAGCAAAGGAAGAtgccaaaaataaagaaaaaaccggacagaaaagaaaaaaagaagaaaacaaaaaaaagggaaataaaaaaagtgaaaagcCCATAAAGAAAAGACCACCAACCTCCTCAGAAAGTACTGATAGTGATGAATTCGTTCCCGAAAAGAGTAAAAAACCAATGAGATGGTTATAA
- the LOC119559817 gene encoding ATP-binding cassette sub-family A member 17 isoform X2: MQTHSGTSGNLTCCQKYQLLLWKDIKIQLGSRVELAMILILTALAPLLITIGTKVARSMFPSETELEKAPGPKNVNTSSFNDLYFTPENGIVEHMIGELAHSINCKNFVAYSSLRELHIKMAQNQKAVGIAFPYEWGSIHDFPDTLNFTIYTPACIKRSTFNYFESGFLLIQDELSQIFIEFKSATFKNNTKVKMNHFPYPSYLPSHYAESTKFMTYMMLVSFFYPCITIAQNIVAEKERQQKAILNTMGFKNSIHWLAWYTKSMILLMLCLLIIIIIFAIGSIYEFSNLICLIIVLIVYIHSLVFFAFFVSSFCFKSSWAVLATLLLYLATGIPFVIVGAQRSSLASQMAASLGLNSALFYILDSVATMELQSVGVQWHTMAKTASYGHKLSIVAYMLIMFAVSWIELIICLYIEEVRPGEFGVPKAWYYPCQKRYWCPRRYVPSVFYEEPILPMSSKNNSFSFPNPPLPTWINPLDRCQAGTQKPPQYQRIKVEVRNICKTFGYREVVKDVSFNMYENEITALLGHKGAGKTTIILMLCGILPPTCGSHSVLFKGLSVKDHIYFFSRVKGYQKKEARMESDLYIGKLNLVNYRKRDALKLSGGNQRNLSLACALCGGSKIILCDEPSTGLDPRGRHDFWRLLQKEKRGRTVLMTTHNVEEGEILGDRIGIMTEGQLRCYGPLGYLKQSHNTSYTLSCEMAPKGNVDRLTELVKRYVSTATFVIRGADVNYKLPRNKIDKFSDLFRQLENNKINLDIISYGLMDTGLEEIILSLDSNQEPRFRGGSDEDEKEKVDSGTQTMYSALAKTRGAAQPQAEIQLQPIIKKKEKKPKKKPERERKPEPEESRKPPEIKPKPFERPRVLPRRKATCMSKWRAMMIKKAHHTASHVLMLVLILIIPLIYFFLVIVTGGLEKDSQISIIPTVFPLSLDYYNYDDMIILLEVNKGLNKEEGEFYEVSVGEAATVREIHSVFSYLFEAPPIVRRDIKRRFVCGASFNDSSVVTAWFNSDAFEHSAPIALNLVYNALGKVEIGSSFNIYVSRGQIEDFVVKDKTNNKARVKHRSKRQDDVVYEDYPDTEIQENDDYILIEKPQIFPPNTDYERPPPKPDLTSHMPISESSLVLYNENDKMYLIFGAIIIITAYLALALSIFTVFVTEERVKKIKWLHEIQGLPPSFFWLSHFAWDLLIYTIFMLALSLALYKATIWYHVLIMLLLIGFACLPFVYVCSLMFRKPTTAFSINFAIIVFTGGILFCALYLSKSGFGSTLRAIFVIFPMFVGTFGLFKCLSWREYCEREILPPIDQLECSFGSCNVFCACKPENNWIEVWLLLIHGFVWVFFLWFSSYARDLIHIFTSRKSNRNWNYFDKDNRVLDEERRVALIPNYEHEEYPLIVDQVKKNYCRTKAVRLVSFAMKPGECFGLLGSKGAGKTSVFQMIVGETRMSAGNIYVKGNSLREHRNVAKKEMGYCPQFDTLHGFLTGRQTLKIYCLLMGVPKYDIKLVSEQLAYDFGFYNQLDQKIHTYSGGTRRRLNVALAVNGGTVIVLDEPNNGVDPTTRNYLSHKIDSVCKGGRAVLLTTNSIDEVNAMCSRVGFLVAGEMGCIGSFQSVRSDVSNINVLRVKFKSKPEEQKKDIKKFKADMARLFPMAKLQESLDNYLRYHVYKNSATLSSLFYQMELKRNEGKLEDYSVSQASLEDILMELNDVDSVVLVDLDTSEDSDEDKETNTASIKQSQKNVDKEKAKEDAKNKEKTGQKRKKEENKKKGNKKSEKPIKKRPPTSSESTDSDEFVPEKSKKPMRWL, translated from the exons ATGCAAACGCATTCGGGAACGAGTGGAAACTTGACATGTTGTCAAAAGTATCAGTTGCTACTATGGAAGGACATAAAAATACAACTGGGGAGTCGGGTAGAATTAGCTATGATATTAATACTCACAGCCTTAGCGCCCTTGCTGATTACCATTGGCACAAAGGTTGCGAGGTCCATGTTTCCATCCGAGACTGAATTGGAAAAAGCCCCCGGTCCGAAAAATGTCAACACAAGTTC TTTTAATGATTTGTACTTTACACCTGAAAATGGGATAGTTGAGCATATGATTGGTGAGCTTGCTCATAGCATCAACTGCAAAAATTTCGTAGCTTATAGCAGTCTACGTGAACTCCACATAAAAATGGCACAAAACCAAAAAGCTGTCGGTATTGCGTTCCCCTATGAATGGGGTAGCATTCATGACTTTCCGGATACGCTAAATTTTACAATATACACGCCGGCATGTATAAAAAGAAGtacttttaattattttgaatCGGGCTTCTTATTGATACAAGATGAGCTGTCACAGATATTCATTGAGTTCAAGAGCGCcacgtttaaaaataatacgaaGGTGAAGATGAATCATTTTCCGTACCCCAGCTATTTGCCAAGTCACTATGCGGAATCAACAAAATTCATGACATACATGATGTTAGTATCGTTTTTTTACCCCTGCATAACAATTGCCCAG AACATCGTAGCGGAAAAAGAGCGCCAGCAAAAGGCTATTCTGAACACCATGGGATTTAAAAACTCTATTCATTGGTTGGCCTGGTATACAAAATCGATGATACTCCTTATGCTATGCTTGttgattataataattatttttgccaTCGGATCGATTTATGAATTCAGCAACCTGATTTGCCTTATCATTGTACTtatagtgtatatccattcaCTAGTATTCTTCGCCTTCTTCGTAAGCTCTTTTTGCTTCAAAAGCTCTTGGGCTGTTCTGGCCACACTTTTGCTGTACCTCGCAACGGGCATTCCCTTTGTTATTGTGGGAGCGCAAAGATCGAGTCTTGCCTCTCAAATGGCAGCTTCTTTGGGTCTTAACTCTGCTCTATTCTACATTTTGGATTCCGTGGCCACAATGGAACTGCAATCGGTGGGAGTCCAGTGGCATACCATGGCCAAGACAGCATCTTATGGCCATAAGTTGAGTATAGTCGCCTACATGCTTATAATGTTCGCAGTTAGCTGGATCGAACTGATCATCTGCTTGTATATAGAGGAGGTGCGACCCGGCGAGTTTGGAGTTCCCAAGGCATGGTACTATCCATGCCAAAAGCGATACTGGTGTCCTCGGCGATATGTACCATCTGTTTTCTACGAAGAACCTATTTTGCCCATGTCGTCCAAGAATAATAGTTTCTCTTTTCCGAATCCACCGCTACCAACCTGGATTAATCCTCTTGATCGATGCCAAGCTGGCACTCAGAAGCCACCGCAATACCAAAGAATTAAGGTAGAGGTCAGAAATATCTGCAAGACATTTGGATATCGCGAGGTTGTAAAGGATGTGTCCTTTAATATGTACGAGAATGAGATCACTGCCTTGCTGGGACACAAGGGGGCTGGGAAGACCACCATCATACTGATGCTCTGCGGTATATTGCCACCCACTTGCGGATCA CATAGTGTGCTTTTTAAGGGCCTCAGTGTGAAGGATCATATTTACTTCTTTAGTCGCGTGAAGGGCTACCAAAAAAAAGAGGCTAGGATGGAATCTGATTTGTATATCGGCAAACTCAACTTGGTGAACTACAGAAAGCGTGATGCCTTAAAACTATCTGGTGGCAATCAGCGGAATTTGTCTTTGGCATGCGCTCTTTGCGGAGGTTCCAAAATAATACTCTGCGATGAGCCATCTACGGGTTTGGATCCCAGGGGGCGCCACGATTTCTGGCGTCTATTGCAGAAGGAGAAACGGGGTCGCACCGTCCTGATGACCACCCATAACGTCGAGGAGGGTGAGATCCTTGGCGATCGCATAGGCATCATGACCGAAGGACAACTGCGGTGCTACGGTCCTTTGGGATACCTCAAGCAGTCGCACAACACCAGCTACACACTCTCCTGCGAAATGGCTCCCAAAGGCAATGTGGATAGGCTGACGGAGCTGGTAAAACGCTATGTGAGCACGGCCACATTTGTAATACGGGGAGCGGATGTCAACTACAAGCTGCCACGAAACAAGATTGACAAATTTTCGGATTTGTTTCGTCAACTGGAGAACAATAAAATTAACCTCGATATCATTAGCTATGGCTTGATGGATACCGGTCTGGAGGAGATCATCCTAagtctggactcgaaccaagagCCACGCTTTAGGGGTGGATCAGATGAAGATGAAAAAG AAAAAGTAGATTCTGGAACCCAAACCATGTATTCGGCTCTAGCAAAAACAAGAGGAGCAGCACAACCACAGGCAGAGATACAGCTACAACcgattataaaaaagaaagaaaagaaacCGAAAAAGAAACCAGAACGGGAAAGAAAGCCAGAGCCGGAAGAGTCCAGAAAGCCGCCAGAAATAAAGCCGAAACCATTTGAAAGACCTAGGGTATTGCCCAGAAGAAAAGCGACCTGCATGAGCAAATGGCGCGCCATGATGATCAAGAAGGCCCATCACACAGCCTCTCATGTTCTCATGCTTGTTTTAATCCTGATCATACcacttatatattttttcttagtCATTGTGACCGGCGGCTTGGAAAAAGATAGCCAAATATCAATAATACCCACAGTGTTCCCATTGTCATTGGACTATTATAACTATGATGATATGATAATCTTACTCGAAGTGAATAAGGGTTTAAATAAAGAAGAAGGGGAATTCTATGAGGTATCGGTCGGAGAAGCTGCAACGGTTCGAGAGATACACTCAGTTTTTTCGTACCTTTTCGAGGCACCACCAATAGTTCGCCGCGATATAAAGCGAAGATTTGTGTGTGGTGCTTCCTTTAATGACTCCTCGGTAGTCACAGCATGGTTTAATAGCGATGCCTTTGAACACTCTGCACCCATTGCATTGAATCTGGTTTATAATGCCCTGGGAAAGGTGGAGATTGGCAGCAGTTTCAACATTTATGTAAGCAGAGGTCAAATCGAAGATTTCGTTGTGAAAGacaaaacaaacaataaaGCAAGGGTAAAGCATAGGTCAAAACGACAGGATGATGTTGTTTATGAGGATTATCCAGACACCGAAATTCAAGAAAATGACGATTATATCCTAATTGAAAAACCACAGATATTTCCCCCTAATACTGATTATGAGAGACCGCCTCCTAAGCCTGATTTAACATCTCATATGCCTATTTCAGAATCATCATTAGTATTATATAATGAAAACGATAAAATGTATCTAATCTTTGGTGCTATTATTATAATAACCGCATATCTTGCCCTAGCCCTAAGTATTTTTACCGTGTTTGTGACGGAGGAACGTgtgaagaaaataaaatggctACATGAAATACAAGGATTGCCCCCGTCATTCTTTTGGTTGTCCCACTTCGCTTGGGATTTACTAATTTATACTATCTTTATGCTGGCCCTATCCCTTGCTCTATACAAGGCTACGATCTGGTACCATGTCTTAATCATGCTTCTACTTATTGGTTTCGCCTGCTTGCCTTTCGTATACGTATGTAGTTTGATGTTCAGAAAGCCAACCACTGCGTTCTCTATAAATTTTGCGATTATAGTGTTTACGG GTGGTATACTATTTTGCGCTCTCTACTTATCAAAATCAGGTTTTGGTAGCACCTTAAGGGCTATATTTGTAATTTTTCCAATGTTCGTTGGTACCTTTGGCCTATTTAAATGTCTTTCATGGCGTGAATATTGCGAACGAGAAATTCTTCCTCCGATCGATCAGCTTGAATGCAGTTTCGGAAGCTGTAATGTATTCTGCGCATGCAAAC CGGAAAATAATTGGATAGAGGTTTGGCTGCTGCTAATCCATGGCTTTGTCTGGGTTTTCTTTCTGTGGTTTTCGTCGTATGCACGCGACCTTATCCACATTTTCACATCTAGGAAGTCAAACAGAAATTGGAATTATTTCGACAAAGACAATAGGGTGCTCGACGAGGAAAGAAGAGTGGCCCTAATACCGAACTACGAACACGAGGAATATCCACTTATTGTGGATCAGGTTAAAAAGAATTATTGCCGCACCAAAGCCGTCAGATTAGTGTCTTTCGCGATGAAACC CGGTGAGTGTTTCGGCCTTTTGGGATCCAAGGGAGCGGGAAAGACATCCGTTTTCCAGATGATCGTGGGCGAGACCAGGATGTCGGCTGGTAATATCTACGTGAAAGGCAACAGTTTGCGGGAACACAGGAATGTTGCCAAGAAGGAAATGGGCTACTGTCCTCAGTTCGATACTCTTCATGGCTTTCTCACCGGCCGTCAAACACTAAAGATCTATTGCCTGCTAATGGGAGTGCCGAAATATGATATCAAGCTGGTCTCAGAGCAGTTGGCCTACGACTTTGGTTTCTATAACCAACTGGACCAAAAAATCCATACATATAGTGGCGGGACAAGGAGAAGACTGAACGTAGCCCTAGCTGTCAATGGCGGGACGGTGATTGTTCTGGATGAGCCCAATAATGGTGtcgatcccacgacccgaaacTATTTGTCGCATAAGATTGACAGCGTGTGCAAGGGTGGTAGAGCCGTACTTTTGACCACCAACAGCATAGATGAGGTGAATGCCATGTGCTCGAGGGTCGGATTCTTGGTAGCCGGCGAGATGGGCTGCATCGGGTCGTTTCAATCGGTGCGATCAGATGTTTCAAATATCAATGTGCTGAGGGTTAAATTCAAGTCCAAGCCGGAAGA ACAAAAGAAAGACATAAAAAAATTCAAGGCTGATATGGCAAGGCTCTTTCCTATGGCAAAGTTACA ggAATCACTGGACAATTATCTTAGATATCACGTCTACAAGAATTCTGCTACATTGTCCAGCCTGTTTTACCAAATGGAACTAAAACGGAACGAAGGAAAGTTGGAAGACTACTCCGTATCTCAGGCTTCTTTGGAGGATATTTTAATGGAACTAAATGACGTGGATTCTGTGGTGCTCGTAGACTTAGACACATCTGAAGATTCTGACGAGGACAAAGAAACAAATACAGCCAGCATAAAGCAAAGTCAAAAAAACGTGGATAAAGAGAAAGCAAAGGAAGAtgccaaaaataaagaaaaaaccggacagaaaagaaaaaaagaagaaaacaaaaaaaagggaaataaaaaaagtgaaaagcCCATAAAGAAAAGACCACCAACCTCCTCAGAAAGTACTGATAGTGATGAATTCGTTCCCGAAAAGAGTAAAAAACCAATGAGATGGTTATAA